TTAAAATATGTTTTCTATTATAACGATAATAAGTAAAAAACGCTATACTTTTTTAATATAAATTCAATTATCACATATTTGCTTTAAAGCGTCAAAGCATAAGGGCACATAATTTCAAGTGATCAAAGTAGCAATTACATACGAGCCATTTTAATCAAACAGCCAACAACGTTCATTTATTCATGAACATTGTTGGCTGTTATAGTAATACTGATCCATCACGAATGGGCTAGGCGTATGAAAACATAACACACATCTTCATGCACCAGGTACTTTTAGCTCCTACTGTGAAAACAGTGATGTGCTAGAGTTTTTGAACGATAGTGTCATTTTTTTCAAAACCTTCATTTTTCGTAAACATTTGCGCTTAGTATTATTCGTGAAGTAAACCTTCTTTTTTCAAATACTCTTTTGCCACTTTAGAAGGAGATTCCCCTTTTTCAGTGACACGATAGTTCATGTCTTGCATCTCTTCATCAGTAATTTTACCTTCCAATTGATTTAAAGCTTTTTCCACTTGAGGATGATCTTTTATAAATGACTTTTTAAATAACGGTGCACCTTGATACGGTGGAAAGCTTTTCTTATCATCTTTTAAAACGACCATGTCGTATTGTTTTAGCTCAGCGTCAGTTGAATACGCATCAATTAAATTGATATCATCTTTTTCTATCGCTTGATACCTTAATTTAGGCTCCATCGTTTTAATATTTTCAAACTTTAATCCATACGTTTTTTGAACAGCTTTATAACCATCACCACGATCATTAAATTCCAATGTGAAGCCTGGGCGTATGTCACCTTCTACTTTTTTCAAATCACCAATCGTTTTCAAGTGGTGTTTTTCAGCAAAATCACGTTTTACTGCCAATGCATACGTGTTGTTATATTTCATTGGTTTAAGCATTTCCATGTCGTATTGACGCGATAAACTCTCATTTGCTTGTGAATAAACAGCTTTCTCATTTTTGGATTTTGGAGATTCTTTTGTCAGTTCACCTAATACAGTACCTGTGAATTCTAAATAACCATCAATTTCATCTGCTTTTAGCGCATTAAATAGGAATGTTGTTTTCCCCATACCGTCTTTGACATTGACTTTATAAGGGGTGTCTTGTTCTACTAATATCTTATACATATGAGTGATAATAGATGGTTCTGTTCCCAATTTGCCTGCCAACGTAATTTTTTCTTCTTTTTGAGAAAAGAGCGGTGCAATTGTAACGAAAAACATGATTAACAAAATCACACCTAAAGTAAATAACATTTTACGATAAGACATGCGCCCTAAAATACGTAAGACGATATCAAAAAGAATGGCCAGTAAGGCAGCTGGAATCGCCCCAATTAAAATCAAAGAAGCATTATTACGGTCAATCCCTAATAAGATGAGATCACCCAATCCACCAGCGCCAATTAATGCCGCGAGTGTTGCTGTTCCAATAATGAGCACCATAGCTGTTCGTATTCCAGCCATTATTACAGGCATTGCTAAAGGCAACTCAACTTTAGTCAGTCTTCTGACAGGTTTCATCCCAATTCCTTTTGCAGCTTCTACAAGTGAGGGGTCCACACCAGTCACACCAGTATAAGTATTTCTCAAAATTGGGAGTAATGCGTATACCACTAATGCAATAATTGCAGGCACAGTACCAATACCAAATAACGGTATCATTAAGCCCAATAAAGCTAGTGAAGGAATGGTTTGCAAAACTGCTGCGACATTAATCACTACCTCTGCAACACTTTTTTGTTTCGTTAACAAAATTCCTAAAGGTACACCTATTAACACTGCGATTAACAGCGCAATGAACGATAACTGAATGTGTTCTATAAGCGTGGAAAATAATTCCCCTTTTCTCTCATTCAATGTTGATAAAAATGCTGTCATCTGCTTTCACCTGCCCGATGCGTGGATAAAAACTTGAAAATATCTTGTCTAGTCAGTTGCCATAATTGTTGAGACGAACGTACAATAACGCGCTCATGGGCAGCAAATTCAGCATAAATATCGCTCACAAAATGATCCCCCTCAACAACTAACATCTCACCAGCGCTATCGATAGGTGTACCAATTAATTCAGCCACTTTGCCAAGCGTAAAATGGTTTAAAAACACACCTGATAAATCGCCGATAAATTGTTTCACAAAATCATTTTTAGGATGTTGTATAAATTCATTAGGTGTACCAATTTGTTCGACTTTCCCCTCATTCAAGAGACAAATTCGGTCTCCGAGTTTGAATGCTTCTTCAATATCATGCGTAACAAATACAATTGTTTTTTTAATTTGAGCTTGTAAACGCAATAAGTCATCTTGAAGATTTTCTCGTGTAATGGGATCCAATGCACTAA
The sequence above is a segment of the Staphylococcus hyicus genome. Coding sequences within it:
- a CDS encoding ABC transporter permease/substrate-binding protein; the encoded protein is MTAFLSTLNERKGELFSTLIEHIQLSFIALLIAVLIGVPLGILLTKQKSVAEVVINVAAVLQTIPSLALLGLMIPLFGIGTVPAIIALVVYALLPILRNTYTGVTGVDPSLVEAAKGIGMKPVRRLTKVELPLAMPVIMAGIRTAMVLIIGTATLAALIGAGGLGDLILLGIDRNNASLILIGAIPAALLAILFDIVLRILGRMSYRKMLFTLGVILLIMFFVTIAPLFSQKEEKITLAGKLGTEPSIITHMYKILVEQDTPYKVNVKDGMGKTTFLFNALKADEIDGYLEFTGTVLGELTKESPKSKNEKAVYSQANESLSRQYDMEMLKPMKYNNTYALAVKRDFAEKHHLKTIGDLKKVEGDIRPGFTLEFNDRGDGYKAVQKTYGLKFENIKTMEPKLRYQAIEKDDINLIDAYSTDAELKQYDMVVLKDDKKSFPPYQGAPLFKKSFIKDHPQVEKALNQLEGKITDEEMQDMNYRVTEKGESPSKVAKEYLKKEGLLHE